A single window of Archangium gephyra DNA harbors:
- a CDS encoding aminotransferase class V-fold PLP-dependent enzyme, producing MDEAPHPTGVVEPRDKAALEVERIRQDFPMLHRRMNGLPLVYLDNAATSQKPQAMIERLRSLYAEEYAKVEEGHSLSQHATKVFEEVRAKVARLIHAAEPREIIFTRGCTEALNLISRAFERSRLGPGDEVLITLAEHASNFIPWQMACEDSGATLKAVPVTPSGELDLERFEQLLGPRTRIVAVSHVSNVTGTIYPVKRITEMAHARGIPVLVDGAQAVPHLPVDVRDIGCDFYAGSGHKMGGPSSVGFLYGIASKLEELPVADGGSTMAETVSLEKIQPKPLPHKYEAGEPCFGEAVAWGPAIDYWMDLGMERIAAYEKELTAYATGKLLAIPGVRVLGAETERISVLSFTVQGVPPKELEKELDRRGIAVRAGELDAEPLLKALGTDMAVRASFLFYNTREEADALAEAVAELARLH from the coding sequence ATGGACGAGGCACCTCATCCGACCGGAGTCGTAGAACCGCGGGACAAGGCGGCGCTGGAGGTCGAGCGCATCCGCCAGGATTTCCCGATGCTGCACCGGCGGATGAATGGCCTACCGCTCGTGTACCTGGACAACGCGGCGACGAGCCAGAAGCCCCAGGCGATGATCGAGCGGCTGCGCTCCCTGTACGCCGAGGAATACGCGAAGGTGGAGGAAGGGCATTCCCTCAGCCAGCACGCGACGAAGGTGTTCGAGGAGGTGCGGGCCAAGGTCGCCCGGCTCATCCACGCGGCGGAGCCCCGGGAGATCATCTTCACCCGTGGCTGCACGGAGGCGCTGAACCTGATCTCACGCGCCTTCGAGCGCTCGCGGCTGGGCCCGGGTGACGAGGTGCTCATCACCCTGGCGGAGCATGCCTCCAACTTCATTCCCTGGCAGATGGCCTGTGAGGACAGCGGCGCGACGTTGAAGGCGGTGCCCGTCACGCCCTCGGGAGAGCTCGACCTGGAGCGATTCGAGCAACTCCTCGGCCCTCGCACCCGGATCGTCGCGGTCTCCCATGTGTCGAACGTCACGGGGACGATCTACCCGGTGAAGCGGATCACCGAAATGGCCCATGCGCGGGGCATCCCGGTGCTGGTGGACGGGGCGCAGGCCGTGCCCCACCTGCCCGTGGACGTGCGAGACATCGGCTGCGACTTCTACGCGGGCTCGGGCCACAAGATGGGGGGACCCTCGAGTGTGGGTTTCCTCTACGGCATCGCGAGCAAGCTGGAGGAGCTGCCCGTGGCGGACGGCGGCTCGACCATGGCCGAGACCGTGAGCCTCGAGAAGATCCAGCCCAAGCCCCTGCCGCACAAGTACGAGGCGGGTGAGCCTTGTTTCGGCGAGGCCGTCGCCTGGGGCCCGGCCATCGACTACTGGATGGACCTGGGGATGGAGCGCATCGCCGCCTATGAGAAGGAGCTGACGGCCTACGCCACCGGGAAGCTGTTGGCCATTCCGGGCGTGCGCGTGCTGGGCGCGGAGACGGAGCGCATCTCGGTGCTGTCGTTCACGGTGCAGGGGGTGCCGCCGAAGGAGCTCGAGAAGGAGCTGGACCGCCGGGGCATCGCCGTGCGTGCCGGGGAGCTGGATGCCGAGCCCCTGCTGAAGGCCCTGGGCACGGACATGGCGGTGCGCGCTTCCTTCCTGTTCTACAACACGCGCGAGGAAGCGGACGCCCTGGCCGAGGCCGTGGCGGAGCTCGCCCGGCTGCACTGA
- a CDS encoding SH3 domain-containing protein, whose protein sequence is MSTRSMSGHSLKWLAVLAVVAAGCGGGQSSVESFELKGVDESVGSSAGAITTCVTAGSSLQTTTDLNLRSGPGTTYGILLTMPGGAIAKEAGGGCPTSGWYKVTYSGVTGWASGSYLTLVTTSTTTRDAAITKAKGAMGFSYWWGHGAWSPGAAVGSCSGSCPSCTHSGSYGADCSGFLAKAWVVPSTNTNVASDSHPYSTVSFNSDTSQWWTISRDVLLKADALVYNVDGAGHTFLYESGDGWGSMWAYECKGCAAGCVYNLRTATTTYHAIRHF, encoded by the coding sequence ATGAGCACCCGGAGCATGAGCGGTCATTCCTTGAAGTGGTTGGCGGTCCTGGCAGTGGTGGCGGCGGGCTGCGGTGGCGGCCAGTCGTCCGTGGAGAGCTTCGAGCTGAAGGGCGTGGACGAGAGCGTGGGCAGCAGTGCCGGCGCGATCACCACCTGCGTCACCGCGGGCTCCAGCCTCCAGACGACCACGGACCTGAACCTGCGCAGCGGGCCCGGGACCACGTACGGCATCCTCCTGACGATGCCGGGCGGCGCCATCGCCAAGGAGGCCGGCGGAGGTTGCCCCACCAGCGGTTGGTACAAGGTCACCTACAGCGGCGTGACGGGCTGGGCCTCCGGCAGCTACCTCACTCTGGTGACCACCTCCACCACGACGCGCGACGCGGCCATCACCAAGGCGAAGGGCGCCATGGGCTTCTCGTACTGGTGGGGCCACGGCGCCTGGAGCCCGGGCGCCGCCGTGGGCTCGTGCTCGGGAAGCTGCCCGAGCTGCACGCACAGCGGCTCGTACGGCGCGGACTGCTCCGGCTTCCTCGCCAAGGCGTGGGTGGTGCCCAGCACCAACACCAACGTGGCCAGCGACTCGCACCCCTACAGCACCGTCAGCTTCAACTCCGACACCAGCCAGTGGTGGACCATCTCCCGGGACGTCCTGCTGAAGGCCGACGCGCTCGTCTACAACGTGGATGGCGCCGGCCACACCTTCCTCTACGAGTCGGGTGACGGCTGGGGCAGCATGTGGGCCTACGAGTGCAAGGGCTGCGCGGCCGGTTGCGTGTACAACCTCCGCACCGCCACCACCACGTACCACGCCATCCGTCACTTCTAA
- a CDS encoding 5'-nucleotidase, producing the protein MRFRPGLLALLVLLLSPLVAGAAPGKAVLLFTGDNGGEVSHCGCGQLPAGGLARRKTVLARERARGEPVLVLDAGNALFKSLESEGEPGARARAELLLEQMEALGTAAMAVGARDLVLGTDFLKQATRKSKMKVLSANLVDAKGKPLFAASTVVKVGQWVFGVVGLSPEGEVRPGVTGRPPGPVALAEARRLREKEKVDVVVVLAALPLTSAQALTRELGDAVDFVVQSHESRLPGTAQRLGHATLVPSGERGRQLGRLELTVAGTGPFVDLAEVARARDGLALLDENIQRARERLAAAKDEVARKPLEEALAGFLSRRQRLEEQARERPDAEGRTQLLSFIQLGPDVPDDPELKARVERLVPPGSPSH; encoded by the coding sequence ATGCGCTTTCGACCGGGCCTGCTCGCCCTGCTGGTGTTGCTGCTGAGTCCCCTGGTGGCGGGAGCCGCGCCCGGGAAGGCGGTGCTGCTGTTCACCGGGGATAACGGTGGAGAGGTCTCCCACTGTGGTTGCGGGCAGCTCCCGGCGGGAGGACTGGCCCGGCGCAAGACGGTCCTCGCGCGCGAGCGTGCCAGGGGCGAGCCGGTGCTGGTGCTGGATGCCGGCAATGCGCTCTTCAAGTCGCTCGAGTCGGAGGGCGAGCCGGGCGCCCGGGCACGCGCGGAGTTGTTGCTCGAGCAGATGGAGGCGTTGGGCACCGCGGCCATGGCCGTGGGGGCGCGCGACCTGGTGCTCGGCACGGACTTCCTGAAGCAGGCCACCCGGAAGTCGAAGATGAAGGTGCTGTCGGCCAACCTGGTGGATGCGAAGGGCAAGCCGCTCTTCGCGGCCTCCACGGTGGTGAAGGTGGGGCAGTGGGTGTTCGGCGTGGTGGGGCTCTCGCCCGAGGGCGAGGTGCGGCCCGGCGTGACAGGCCGGCCTCCCGGGCCGGTGGCCCTCGCCGAGGCCCGCCGTCTGCGCGAGAAGGAGAAGGTGGACGTGGTGGTGGTGCTGGCCGCGCTGCCGTTGACGTCCGCCCAGGCGCTCACGCGGGAGCTGGGGGACGCGGTGGACTTCGTCGTGCAGTCCCATGAGAGCCGCCTTCCGGGGACGGCGCAGCGCCTCGGTCACGCCACCCTGGTGCCCTCTGGCGAGCGCGGCAGGCAGCTGGGCCGCTTGGAGCTCACCGTCGCCGGGACGGGGCCGTTCGTGGACCTGGCCGAGGTGGCGAGGGCCCGGGACGGGCTGGCGCTCCTGGACGAGAACATCCAGCGGGCCCGCGAGCGTCTGGCCGCGGCGAAGGACGAGGTGGCCCGGAAGCCGCTCGAGGAGGCGCTGGCCGGCTTCCTGTCCCGGCGGCAACGCCTGGAGGAGCAGGCCCGGGAGCGCCCGGACGCGGAGGGCCGTACCCAGTTGCTTTCCTTCATCCAGCTCGGGCCGGACGTGCCGGATGACCCGGAGCTGAAGGCGCGGGTGGAGCGGCTCGTACCGCCGGGCTCCCCGTCGCATTGA
- a CDS encoding acyltransferase family protein — translation MPPAPPDSRPVDPARHAPGLDTLRVLAIVLVLGFHYPREGAPEWFAAAAGFGWAGVDLFFVLSGFLIGRQLLAPLAHGERPRLGAFCLRRLLRVLPAYWVVLAVYALVPGAREQEAMAPLWSFLTFTQNFGLEGGAFSHAWSLCIEEHFYLALPLLVLALTGRVRWRGVGVLVLGLVLLGIAVRMGLWWAHLEAPPPGASLGRIYRQWIYYPTWGRMDGLLAGVVLALVHTFRPALWRRWVRAPLGAALLTGVCLGLAGPLCAENKTLASSALVFPLLSLGFAALVVLALTDAGARVLGRLPGARWLAGVTYCVYLSHKLVIHAVHGVLAEHGMGAYHPVTLLVSVACVLAVAALLHLGVERPFLRLRERWGRPPVRQALAATA, via the coding sequence ATGCCTCCCGCCCCGCCCGACTCCCGCCCCGTGGATCCCGCTCGCCACGCACCGGGACTGGACACGCTCCGGGTGCTCGCCATCGTGCTGGTGCTCGGCTTCCACTACCCGCGCGAGGGGGCACCGGAGTGGTTCGCGGCGGCCGCGGGCTTCGGGTGGGCGGGCGTGGACCTCTTCTTCGTCCTCAGCGGCTTCCTCATCGGCCGGCAGCTGCTCGCCCCCCTGGCGCACGGGGAGCGGCCACGGCTGGGCGCCTTCTGCCTTCGTCGGCTCCTGCGGGTCCTCCCCGCCTACTGGGTGGTGCTGGCCGTCTACGCCCTCGTCCCCGGCGCGCGCGAGCAGGAGGCCATGGCGCCCCTGTGGAGCTTCCTCACCTTCACGCAGAACTTCGGCCTGGAGGGCGGCGCGTTCTCACACGCCTGGTCCCTGTGCATCGAGGAGCACTTCTACCTCGCGCTGCCCCTGCTCGTGCTCGCGCTCACCGGCCGCGTGCGCTGGCGCGGCGTGGGGGTGCTCGTGCTCGGCCTCGTGCTCCTGGGCATCGCGGTGCGCATGGGGCTCTGGTGGGCCCACCTCGAGGCGCCGCCACCCGGCGCGTCGCTGGGGCGCATCTACAGACAATGGATCTACTACCCCACGTGGGGCCGGATGGACGGCCTGCTCGCCGGGGTGGTGCTCGCGCTCGTCCACACCTTCCGGCCCGCGCTCTGGCGCCGGTGGGTCCGCGCTCCCCTGGGGGCGGCGCTCCTCACGGGGGTGTGCCTCGGGCTCGCCGGGCCGCTGTGCGCCGAGAACAAGACGCTCGCCTCCTCCGCGCTCGTCTTCCCGTTGCTCTCGCTCGGCTTCGCGGCGCTCGTCGTGCTCGCCCTGACGGACGCGGGGGCCCGGGTGCTCGGACGGCTTCCCGGAGCGCGCTGGCTCGCGGGCGTGACGTACTGCGTGTACCTCTCCCACAAGCTCGTGATCCACGCCGTACACGGGGTGCTCGCGGAGCACGGGATGGGCGCCTATCACCCCGTGACGCTGCTCGTGTCCGTGGCGTGTGTCCTCGCCGTCGCCGCATTGCTGCACCTGGGAGTGGAGCGCCCCTTCCTCCGGCTGCGCGAGCGCTGGGGGCGGCCTCCCGTCCGGCAGGCGCTGGCCGCCACGGCCTGA
- a CDS encoding DUF808 domain-containing protein, translating into MAGSSLLALLDDIATILDDVSVMTKVAAKKTAGVLGDDLALNAQQVTGVNADRELPVVWAVAKGSAWNKAILVPSALAISALTPWLVTPLLMLGGLYLCYEGVEKLAHKFLHSEAEDEAHHAELTHALEDPSVDLVALEKDKIKGAVRTDFILSAEIIVISLGVVASAPFMTRVMALVGVGIIMTVGVYGLVAGIVKLDDAGLFLTRRTGDSGWARFQRGLGTGLLKGAPYLMKFLSVAGTVAMFLVGGGIIAHGISALHHGIEGLAHHAGEVSVIGGLLGGLTSALANIVVGLVAGAVALLLVLAVQRVMKRGGKAGASNTNG; encoded by the coding sequence TTGGCCGGATCCAGCCTGCTCGCACTGCTCGACGACATCGCCACCATCCTCGACGACGTGTCGGTGATGACCAAGGTGGCCGCGAAGAAGACGGCCGGCGTGCTGGGCGATGACCTGGCGCTCAATGCCCAGCAGGTCACCGGCGTCAACGCCGACCGCGAGCTGCCGGTGGTGTGGGCCGTGGCCAAGGGCTCGGCGTGGAACAAGGCCATCCTGGTGCCCTCGGCCCTGGCCATCAGTGCCCTCACGCCCTGGTTGGTGACACCCCTGCTGATGTTGGGCGGCCTGTACCTCTGTTACGAGGGCGTCGAGAAGCTGGCGCACAAGTTCCTGCACAGCGAGGCCGAGGACGAGGCCCACCACGCCGAGCTCACCCACGCCTTGGAGGATCCGAGCGTCGACCTGGTGGCGCTCGAGAAGGACAAGATCAAGGGCGCGGTGCGCACCGACTTCATCCTCTCGGCGGAGATCATCGTCATCTCGCTGGGCGTCGTGGCCTCCGCGCCCTTCATGACGCGGGTGATGGCGCTGGTCGGCGTTGGCATCATCATGACCGTGGGTGTCTACGGGCTGGTGGCGGGCATCGTGAAGCTCGACGACGCGGGGCTGTTCCTCACCCGGCGGACCGGAGACAGCGGGTGGGCGCGATTCCAGCGCGGCCTGGGGACGGGCCTCCTGAAGGGGGCGCCGTACCTCATGAAGTTCCTGTCGGTCGCCGGCACCGTGGCCATGTTCCTGGTCGGCGGCGGCATCATCGCGCACGGCATCTCCGCGCTGCACCACGGCATCGAGGGACTGGCCCATCACGCGGGCGAGGTGTCTGTCATCGGCGGTCTGCTCGGTGGGCTCACGTCGGCTCTGGCCAACATCGTGGTGGGCCTGGTGGCCGGCGCGGTGGCGCTCCTGCTGGTGCTCGCGGTCCAGCGCGTGATGAAGCGGGGCGGCAAGGCCGGAGCCTCGAACACGAACGGGTGA